TGCCTATCTCCTTCATATTGTAAACGCCTATGTCACGGTTTTTCAGGTTTTGAATTTCATTATAGTAATTATCCTTATGCTCCTTATTGCCGGTTGCAGCATAGGCACGCACTTCATTAGTCAGATATGCCGAGCCGTTCATAAAGCGGTTCGCATTTTGGGTAAGCGTAAACTTGTCTTCATTTGCCTTAGAGATACGTGCGTTCATCTGAAATACAAAGAAAAAGGAAATTACAACGCCTAAGAGCATAAGCACTGCGCTGCCACTCAGAATATAAGTTAAAGTAGATTGTTTCATTGCTTTTTTCATAAAATACAGAACCTCCTTTGGATAATAAAAGTCCTTATTATTTATTTGCTTCTATCAATTAAAACAAGGTCCATAAACTCAGAAGCAGTGATTTTAACAGGCATCATTCCTTCTTTATAAAATATCAGGTAATCTCCGTCTGTCTCCACACTTTGAAATAATGCCTCATCAATAAGCATTCCAAATCGTGCAGTATTTAGCTTAGGACGAAAATCAAAACGGATAATCGAGCCTGTCTCCATAATTACCTCCAGATGATGCGCCGGCATGGCGCGTACGCTTCTGAAATAGCTGCCTTTCTTTTTTTGCCCTATACTCAAAATCTTTGCCTCCTTCCATGACTGTACTTATTCGCTTTGAAATAGGCTCTTTATTTTAAAGTGAAATAAGTTTTCTTAATATTAATAGTAAGATATGCCTATTGCTAAACTTCTGTTTCTTCCTTTCAGAAGGCAAATCGGCAGACAGCAGCCGGGCTTGATTTAAATATGAAATTTATAACAGAAATATTTCCTTGCTTCATTCTGTAGGATTTCTAAAAAAGGCCTTATTCTTAAAACAATCTTTATAATATCAAATTCTTGCCGGATATAATCTACCCCAAGAGATTAATCAGCACCTGAGGAATATTCTCCAATGATGCCTGCATCTCCACGCCGCCGATATCAAAGGCGACCTTCGGCATACCATATACAATAGATGAGGCTTCATCCTGCCCGATGGTTCTCCCGCCTTTAGACCGAATAGAAAGAAGCCCTTTTGCCCCGTCATGGCCCATGCCCGTAAGCAATATACCAATAGCGGAGTTTCCTGCTTCTTTTGCCACAGACTCAAAAAGGACATCTACCGAGGGGCAATGTCCGCTTACCTTATCCCCCTGAACACATTCCACCTTATACCGTTTACCGATTTTTCTTATTTTCATATGCCGGTCCCCCGGTGCAATAAGGACCTTGCCCTCCTCCACATAATCTCCGATTTCTGCTTCTTTAACATGAAGATCAGTCTGATTATTCATTCGCTCTGCAAACATTCTTGAAAATATTGGAGGGATATGCTGCACAATTACAATGCCGGGAATCCCAGAAGGCAAAGACTTGAGTATGCTGAATATGGCCTCTGTTCCGCCGGTGGAAGCACCTATGGCTATAATTCGCTCCGTATTATTAAGCATATTGCCTGAAACCTTTACAGAGGCCGCTGCCAGCTTGGCAGGCGGAGATTTTACCGCGGCCGCCGCCTTTATTTTTTGTATTAAATCTGCGGCAAACCGCTCGTTATCCTTTGACTGAACGCCGGGCTTTTCAACGAAATCTACAGCCCCTGCCCCCATAGCCTCAAAAACAGCACTATTTATGGTGCTTACCATAATAACAGGGAAAAAATGCCGCGGCAGCAGCCAGCGCAGAAAATCTATTCCGTTCATTTTAGGCATTTCCACATCACAGATAATCACATCGGGAACCGTCTCTATAATTTTATCCCTTGCCTCAAAGGGGTCTGATGCAACAGCAATTACTTCTATCTGCGAATCTGAGGAGAGAACCTTGACAAGCATTTCACGGAACAGCAAACTGTCGTCAATTACCAAAACTTTAATATTCTTTAGCGTATACATATGAATCTACTCCTTTCTGTATACGGCAGGCATTACATATTTATACCGTGTCCTATCACGGTTCAGGCTTTCCGAATGGCCTATAAAGAGAAAGCCTCCCGGCTCAGTAATATCATAAAGACGCTCTGCAAGCCTTTCCTTCGTCTCATTATCAAAATAAATCATAACATTTCGGCAGAAAATAACATGCATTTTTCTTCTGAAGGGAAATGTATGGTCCATAAGATTAATACTGCTGAAAATTACCTCGTTTCTGATTTTTTCCGATATAATATAATTTTCGCTGTCATGATTTTTAAAATACCGCCTTATCCAGCTTTCCGGCAGGTCCTTAATCCTCTCGCTGCTGTAAATGCCTGCCTTGGCAACAGAAAGAACCGCCTGTGAAATATCCGTAGCTAAAATTTTCGTATCCCAGCCTATTTTTGCCGGCCCAAAGAATTCATCTATAATCATTGCCAAGGTATACGGCTCTTCTCCCGAGGAGCATGCCGCGCTCCATATCCTTAGATCTTTATCCCTTACAGTTTTTGACAGATAGGGCAGCACCATATCCTTGAAATATTGAAAATGCGCCGGCTCCCTCATGAAAAAGGTATGGTTTGTTGTAATTTTATTCAGCATAACAGATGCCGCCTGCCCCGTTTTATCGCTCTTTACATAATGCATATATTC
This is a stretch of genomic DNA from Anaeropeptidivorans aminofermentans. It encodes these proteins:
- a CDS encoding protein-glutamate methylesterase/protein-glutamine glutaminase, with product MYTLKNIKVLVIDDSLLFREMLVKVLSSDSQIEVIAVASDPFEARDKIIETVPDVIICDVEMPKMNGIDFLRWLLPRHFFPVIMVSTINSAVFEAMGAGAVDFVEKPGVQSKDNERFAADLIQKIKAAAAVKSPPAKLAAASVKVSGNMLNNTERIIAIGASTGGTEAIFSILKSLPSGIPGIVIVQHIPPIFSRMFAERMNNQTDLHVKEAEIGDYVEEGKVLIAPGDRHMKIRKIGKRYKVECVQGDKVSGHCPSVDVLFESVAKEAGNSAIGILLTGMGHDGAKGLLSIRSKGGRTIGQDEASSIVYGMPKVAFDIGGVEMQASLENIPQVLINLLG
- a CDS encoding CheR family methyltransferase, with the protein product MVRITEQEFRQFADYIKSNYGIYFKDEKKTLIEGRLGNLMSSLNFKSLTEYMHYVKSDKTGQAASVMLNKITTNHTFFMREPAHFQYFKDMVLPYLSKTVRDKDLRIWSAACSSGEEPYTLAMIIDEFFGPAKIGWDTKILATDISQAVLSVAKAGIYSSERIKDLPESWIRRYFKNHDSENYIISEKIRNEVIFSSINLMDHTFPFRRKMHVIFCRNVMIYFDNETKERLAERLYDITEPGGFLFIGHSESLNRDRTRYKYVMPAVYRKE